The segment ATCATGTTAATGACAAAGGTTTGGTTCCTAGGTGAAATGGACCATGGAAGTGCTATGTTACGGACTGACCCTCCCCTTAGAGGGGGAcactgtcaggctgtgtgtggatgtgtacaCAGACTGGATGATGGCCCTGGTGTCACCCCGGGACTCAATGCCTCAGCCTGTTGTGAAGGAGCCCAATATGTATGTCCAAACCATTCTCAAGCACCTCTACAATGTCTTTGTGCCAAGGTATGTCATAAAAGATAAGCCTTTAACGTATAGATCCATACCTTTTCACTTGTTACACTTGTCATTTAATTTCCGGTCGTTTTTCCCTCTAGGCCTGAACAGCATGGTCCAAACCACATCAGGCTTTGCCAGCAGGTTCTGACTGCAGTTCAGAAGCTGGCACGGGaatctgtttccatggtgagGGAAACCtgggaggtgctgctgctcttcctgctTCGCATCAATGATACATTACTTGCACCACCCACAGCTGGAGGTAAGCTCCACCTGCTTCACTTAACTGAAACTTCTTATATACTGAGCTGTAAATTCTTATTATTTTTGAtgacaaacatttaaaatctcCATTTATCTTAGTAGGGGTAGCTGAGAAACTGGCAGACAAACTTATGGCAGTGCTGTTTGAGGTGTGGCTGCTTGCATGTGCCCGCTGCTTTCCGACACCACCATATTGGAAGACAGCAAGAGAGATGCTGGCCAACTGGAGACATCACCCTCCTGTTGTAGAGCAATGGAGCAGAGTGGCATGTGCTCTGACCTCCAGGTTAGAATTGATTCGTTACACCTGAAAGTGAAATTGTTTTCTGTACAAAATTAGGAATTCTTGTTAATGtatgttcctgttttatttcagaCTTTTGCGGTTTACCCACGGACCATCCTTCCCACCTTTTAAAGTTCCAGATGAGGATGCCAGTTTGATTCCATTAGAGATGGACAATGACTGTGTGGCACAGACGTGGTATCGATTTCTCCACATGCTCAGGTGCATAATGATTTCATGTAATGGTAACTTCCCATTAATCAAGTCCTAACTGACATTGGTGGTTTTGTAGGGAAGTTGATGTTGATCTGTACTATTTTGTATGACTTCCCCCATCATTTCCTCTTTTCATTTGTTGTGTCCTACATGTATTCAACTCACTCATTTTCCATCTATGTTAAATCTCCAAGTATTCTGCTTGTTTCTTTCCAGCAACCCAGTGGACCTGAGCAACCCTGCTATAGTGAGCACCACTCCAAAGTTTCAGGAACAGTTCCTTAACTCAAGTGGCATCCCCCATGAGGTGGTGTTGCATCCATGCTTGAAACAGCTACCCCAGATCTTCTTCAGGGCTATGAGGGGTGTCAGTTGCTTAGTGGATGCCTTCTTGGGTAAGAGGAAGTTGAGTTAACATGACGTGACATTTAAGACATTATTTCAACATATGCAAACATTTAAGTAAAACAATACATTAGGATGCAATAGCAGTAACAAAGCATATGTTAATATAAATGTTAACCATTTCGCAGGTTGGTATATTTTTAACAGGCTTTTCTTGCCTTCTGTAAGTCGGTGACCTCAAGACTTACTCTTGTTCAAGTCTTACATAGACTGATTCAAAATTATTATCTGCAATTATTAGATGCAGAAATGTGACATGGGCAACAATAGGACACAGATATATGCTAGATATCATGCTACACAGTGTTATTTGTGGCGCCTTTTAAGCAACTGTCATACTGTGTTAGTATCACAGGATACCAATCAGTGCAAAGAAATTTAAGTATGCATGATCATTTAGAATAATGGTAAAATATGCAAATGATTTACAGCTAATCCAAGCCTTCATTTTGTAACACTGTTTTCTCCATTCCAGTTGTTACTCTAGCACTGCCCCTGGGTTAAGATGGAGGATGTCAGTAATACCTGTTTGAATAGCAATAtgtcagtgtgtattttttgtctttACACTGTAGGTGTCTCTGTTGAAAAGAGAGATGTACGGGAGAGGGTGTTCACTTTTTGTCCAGTGCTGCTCTCTCATGGtacaaacatcagctgatgCATCCTGTCACAGGATACTATGGGCATATGGGTCTATTTAGTGGTGGTGATGAAATTAACAACTGGTGTTACccttgcatttttttaaaaatcgaTACCCCCAACATATGTAGACCAAACTACAAGATCATCAACAAAGGGAGTCACGGCAGGCCTAAAATGTCAATCAAGATAGATGCATATCAATTACTGGTGATTTGTATCTAACCTTTGTCTTGCATGTGTGAGAATGAATGATCAACTCACAGTCTCTGAGACCAATTAATTGTATTTTTCTCTGTCATAACATTAGCAGTGGGGATGAATTTGTATGATTTTATTTACTCGGATAGTTGCTGTAAAAGTGGACGAGGGCGGTGCGATAAAAATTTCTTACTCATTTTTTTAGGCTAATCAGAACCCTCCTAATGGTTTGAGAATAAACAGACCACAGTACCCATCTCATTTGCCTTTCTGTCAACAGGTATATCCCGACCCAGGGCTGACAGTGCTCCACCCACCCCAGTCAATAGAATGAGCATGTCGCCTCCCCCCTCCATTGCCAACACCACGCCCCCTCACAGCCGCAAGCAGCGGCATACAGTGGTCACCAAAACTACAAGCAAGAGTTCAACTGTAAGTCTGACAGAAAGCTGTAACATTCACTAGATGCATGAAGTTTCTCACGCCACCATATTGGAAGACCGCAAGGGATCTGCTGGGTTTTCACTACACATTGTTTTTAGCTATTTATCATGGAAGTGTACTGTAGACTATGTCTGTATTTGATGAAGCTCCTCCCAAGTGCTATCATTTTGTTATTCTGATGCTGTGTGCATCCTAATGTGATGTTCTTCTTTTCCCTTGCCACCATTCAGGGCAGTGGTAATCAACCAACCAAAGCAtcccagcagcaacagcagcagcagacttcGTCCTCCCCAACCCTGCTTTCCAGCCCCAACCAGAGCAGCTGGGAGTCTCGGCCCCTCCCTGCTCCAGCACGGCCAAAGGTCAACAGCATCCTTAACCTGTTCGGCCAGTGGCTTTTTGATGCCGCTCTGGTCCACTGTAAGCTCCACAGCGGCCTCAGCCGAGACCCCAGCATGACCGGTAAGAAGTGAAGCACTGGCTAATAGCATTTCCTTTAATGCATGGGCAGGTGGGTGTTTTGTTGCTGTTCattattctgtgtttttgtgagttATATGTGTTTTgggtgttgttatttttttactgtatgttgTTTGGGATATCCTTTCCTTTTTTCACCATTTTCTCTGAAACTTTGTTGTGCCTTTCTGTGTCTGGAGGGCTTGGTTAGAAGTGGCCTTGTATGATATTTCCATCTGATTCTAATCCATTTGCATTCACCAACGATGTAAACCTAGCTAAAACTGCATATAGGCTAGCAACATATTCATACACTCATAGATTAAAATGACACATACAGTTAGTGTTTAGAGAGAAATTTGACGCATTTTTGGCTCtccatttatttttctctttttggtGTAGTGTCCTGCTCGTGTCTACCATGTCTGATTAATGTTAAGAGTTGAAATGGGTCAAACATCATGTATTgaggagaacaaaaaaaacacaattcatGCCTGATATGAATTGATCCCAAAATATTGGATCTGCTTTGATTTTGTCTCTCTCCACTATTTCTGTTATCTTGCAGCCTCTTTTATCCAAATTCTCCTTTCTTATAAATCTTGTAAGTAGGAACGGcagctttttttccctcactTGATTTGCGTTTCTTGACAAATCTTCCTGCTTTTCAGTTGAGTTCTTCATGATCATCGCCATTACCACCATTGTTTTCTGTTTCCACTCCTTGTCATATATAAAGTTCACTCAGCGTTCTTTCAGCGTTTTTCCCAAAGGTGATGGAATGGGTTTCACCAACTGACCACTTGTCTCAATCATAACGTTGCCAGTCTGTGACAATGCCACCCATCTTAAATGcctttattttttcttcatGCTAATACTTATAATTTAGTTTCAGACCCTCCTTAAGTTCAGcattattgttttgtttcttgtatgttttttgtgttgtaaattcacttgagtttttttttttttttttattggttggTGCCTCAATGCATGAAGTGAATGTTTTGTACCTTGAGTGATAGTCATATAATTGCAACATCCAGGGAGCTGACACAGGGATTTTGTTTTGTAGGCTTGCGGCAGCAATTAACTGACACAGTTTAGTATCATCACACTACACTGTCATGCTTTGTGCCAGTAATAGGTGGAACTTCTATGGCAAACTCTTTGTGTCAGAATGCCCTTTTATATTGAATGCCTTCaacggatgtgtgtgtgcgtttgcagTCATTGaagtgtttcctctttgttgtTAAAGTGAATAAATGTCtgctttttgttgcttttgtgttacattttttttactctttattttttttatagtgtgcaTATAGTAGATAAATGTCTGTTTGCCTGTGTCTCAAACATGCATGTATGCTGCTGACCACATTACAATTCAGGGTCCTTTCATTTCTTGTCTCTTCCCACTCTCTACAGCGATAGCCACTCAGGTGGGTCTGGAACTGAGAAGGAAGGGTTCCCAAATGTCCACTGACTCCATGGTGCCCAATCCACTGTTTGATACCAATGAGTTCCCCGAGAGCTATGAAGCAGGACGAGCTGAAGCCTGTGGAACTCTGTGTCGTATCTTCTGTAGCAAGAAAACTGGAGAGGATATTCTGCCTGTTTACCTGTCCAGGTAATGTAGTCAAGGTTTTTTCGGACTTCCATGGGATGCCCCAAGTTATAGCAAAtcgtttaaaaaaacaaatcacactgAATAATAGAAAATCAGTGTTGCTGCACTTCCTCCTATTTTATCATATGGACTTGTTAATCTTctctatttgtgttttttaataactGCAGAATTATTCTAGTGCCAAGCAAGCTGTTGCACCACAGTCTCCATTCTGTTCCTATCTACTGTGAGATCAGATTAGGTGGTGCTTCGCTCTGCGATTGATCTTGCTAGCATGATAATCTTCATAATATCCTGCAGTTAATTTAAAAccttgtgtgcatgtttgacaTTGGAaggaaatgcatttttcttaatTCCTTGATACTCCTTCCTTGATTTTACTATCTATTAGAATTTTAAAACTAGTCTGAGCCCAGCTTcatattgtgtgttgtgtgagtgtttatGATAATGTTGTATTATTTCAATATCTGCAGGTTCTACATGGTCTTGATTCAAGGTCTCCAGATTTCTGATTTCATCTGTAGACCAGTTCTGGCTTCTATCATTCTCAATTCGTCATCACTCTTCTGTACTGACCTGAAGGGCATCAATGTGGTGGTGCCATACTTCATAGCTGCACTGGAGACTATTGTGCCAGACAGGTTAGGCTTAGTCTTTTGCACAACTTTTAGATTGGTATCGAAAAgatttacatgttttatttactaAATAAGATTTATCTGTCACGTTTGTTAGGGAGCTGTCCAAATTCAAGATCTATGTAAATCCTACTGACCTGAGGAGAGCTTCCATCAACATCTTGCTTGCTATGCTGCCACTGCCGCATCATTTTGGCAACATAAAGTCAGAGGTAACGCCCTAAGTAATGCCACCTTGCTCCTTTAAAGAAAGGATTTTAATGTCAAATCTTTATGGTTGAAAGTGCTAAATGTGAACTTCTTGATATCAATTTCAGATAAATCCTGTTTTCAACTATATTGACTTTGTTTTTTAGGTTTTGTTGGAGGGGAAGTTCAATGAGGAAGATGGGTGGCCTCACGACCAGCCTGTGTCTTTCTTGTCACTGAGACTACGCCTTGTCAATGTCCTCATAGGagcgctgcagacagagactgaCCCAACCAACACACAGCTTATCTTAGGTATCTGCTGACACTTTCATATACCTTTTTTTCTGGTTATTTTGCCCTCATGCAGCTATTAATGACATGTGTTGCAGTATTTCTTGTACTATTGTTTTAATGTCAcatttcttctctttcaggTGCAATGCTTAATATAGTTCAAGACTCTGCGTTGTTAGAGTCCATAGGTGCACAGACTGAAACGGTAAGGGTTAGAACACGGCTGTTTTCTGATGATCAGTTTACATGTTACAAGTAGAATTCAACATCAACACTGCTTTGTTCTGGTGGTGGCAGGGGAGTATAGACGGGAGCCATGTGGCAGGAAAGAGTCAAAGTCACAGCCGGACAAACAGTGGCGTCAGCTTCACCAGTGGAGGCAGCACAGAGGCCACCAGCCCAGACTCTGAGCGTCCTGCACAGGCACTGCTCCGGGACTACGGTAAGACGTCTAACTGCTCACCAACACTAATATTATTGTGCCCAGTGAATTAACACAATAATGCTGCTTTGGTCAGATGATGCTATACATGCTGACAAGAGAATGATCAACAGTGATCAATATCTGCTTGCTGATCAATACCCAACTTAATAAATACTAAAATACTAATACTAAATTAACTCATTTGTTCTTTAAAGCTAACGTGGTTAAAGTGGTATGCAGAGTTAGGAAGCGTTGGGTAAAATGCCTTTGTAAGTGATACAAAGTTTGCTGTGATggcactgaatgtgctcctctTGATTGCAACAGTGTGTCTTAATCAAATGTCTTTCAGAGGTTTTTGTCTATTTGACTACTGGTGTTTAAATATGTTGGTTATAGTTTTTAAACTTGCACGGGTTTGTGTTAGGTAGGTTATGTGCAAGTTTATATTCACCCTATAGACAGgaaaaatatgattttatatatatatatatatacacactgattAAAAGTCTGGCTGCAATGATCccaaaatcatattttcatattttaatatatatatatatatatatatatatatatatatatatatatatatatatatatatatatatatatatatatatatatatatatatatatatatatgaaaatatgattttatatGATTTTGGGAAATATGATTTTGGGATCATTGCAGCCAGACTTTTAATCAGTCTTCAGCCTTAATATTATCACTTTCTAAAGGATCGACACATTGGACCTTTAAGTAGAAACTTTGAGAAAGGATGTCAGAATACAGAAATCCCTAAAGATGGGTTAGACTATTTTGGTAAAGTTTTAAGCAATGCAATAACAGATTTCTAAATAAAATCAGGTAGTAAAAAATGTTGATAATGCTCAGGTCTGTTCCTCAGCCGCTTAATGTATTACAAGCTTCTCTTTAACATTGTGTGCTGTGCTGATTTCAGTCTTTTCTAATGCatgttatcaatatatataaaacatatcTGCTAATTGGGCAGCCAGAAGTGTTTGTGCATGACCTTGTAGCTTTGTTGCCTTAATCCTTCTATGCTCTATTCTTTGCGGTGTTTGGTATTTCGGGGTGTTATATGGTTTAGCTCTTCCAGATACAGCGGCAGGCCTGCTAGTGCGCAGCATCCACTTGGTCACTCAGAGGCTCAACTCCCAGTGGAGGCAAGACATGAGCATCTCACTGGCTGCCCTCGAGCTGCTGGCTGGACTAGCCAAGGTAAAAACTATGTAGACTCACTGTAACTACCTGTAGTCACTGTCAGACTTTAgctttagttatttttttatcacTCCATTCAGTATATATAAAGAGCATCAGGAAATCAAGCAAAAGAGCTCTTCATTAaaaacatgtctgctgaaaGTCAAGGCTATGTACCTTAGTAAACTGCTCTACAAATGTGGCACATCTAATAGCATGAAACTTCATCTCTATCTTGTTAAAATACACTTACTGTGGATTTCCTCATTTTGCTTGTGGCTTAATCAGGTAAAAGTGGGAGTAGACTCTGCAGACCGTAAGCGTGCTGTCAGCTCTATATGCGGCTACATTGTGTACCAGTGTAGCCGTCCAGCTCCTCTGCAGTCCAGAGACCTCCACTCCATGATTGTAGCTGCCTTccagttcctgtgtgtgtggctcacagAGCACCCTGACATGCTGGATGAGAAGGTAACTTTATAGGCTGATTTCTCTCAGTTATGGTTAAGTTAAACAGGATTATTATTTAGTTTgattgattacatttttttttgtgtaccAGGATTGTTTGGTTGAGGTTTTAGAGATTGTGGAGCTGGGAATCTCAGGCAGCAAGTCCAGGCAAGATCAGGAAGTCCGACACAAGGGAGAGAAGGAGCACAACCCTGCTTCAATGAGAGTAAAGGATGCTGCTGAAGCAACGTTGTCCTGGTAACATTCTTTACATACAGAATTGTTGAGTGATTGTTAGTTTCTGCTAAAAAAAATTTAGTTTTTTGTGAGTTGATTGACAGCACacaataaatgttaaaaaataagctGATCAACGTTCTCCAGAATGAGTTTCTTCGATCATCTTTAGATATTTACAgattatttacagtatttttattattaaactgTTATAGAGTTATAGTTTgccttgtttttctgcttggTGTCCACACATAtttgtcttaaaatgtgttgcaTTCATTGACCTGATTTCTTCATGTTGACATTCTTGCTTGTGTTTCTGTGGTGTTCTCCAGTATCATGCAGGTGTTGGGGGCTTTCCCTTCTCCCAGTGGGCctgcctccacctgcagcttgCTGAATGAAGATACCCTAATCCGTTATGCCAGGCTCAGTGCTACAGGAGCAAGTAACTTCCGCTACTTTGTCCTGGACAACTCTGTTATCCTCGCAATGCTGGAGCAACCACTTGGCAACGAGCAGAGTAAGTATCTTGTGTCTTTTGTGTCCTTAGGCATAATATTGGACTGCAAAGACTGCATAACCCTTTAAGTACAAAGCACTGGCAAGAAATAGGTTATCTTATGTGTCTCTAAAATAAGAGCCTCTCTGTCTTTACAGACCCCAGCCCATCAGTGACCGTTTTGATTCGAGGGACAGCTGGCAGACACGCTTGGACCATGCAGCTATTCCATCAACCAAGAGGAGCTCGGGCTAATCAGAGGGTGAGATCACTCTGTAGATTATTGCACATGTTAAGTGACAATGCTAGACAAAGAAATATTTTAACTGTCTTCTTCACTCCTCCCACAGCAGGTGTTTGTTCCAGAGGGCCGTCCAAAACCTCAAAATAATGTGGGGATCAAATACAACGTCAAGCAGAGGCCCTTCCCTGAAGAAGTGGATAAGATCCCTCTTGTCAAAGCTGATGTCAGCATCCCTGACCTGGACGACATTGTCAGTAAGGAGGTGAGAGAATAGATGTAGCTCTTGTTGTGCTTGTATTCACATTATGCATAAGGTATAATGGCTCAATGGAGCCTTGCGAATTAATACATTTCTTGGTAATATCTGTTATTGCACAAACTCAGGAGTTATGTATGTGCTGGGAGGATGAGTCGAGAGCCCCAAATTCACTGACGAGTAATTTCCCCCATGTGAGTTGTTGAAGAGATGAAATTTAATTTGGGTGTTTGTGGTGGTTAAAAAGGGTTGAAAGGTTTGGTGATGATCATTTGATGCAATGTTTCAATCCAGTGCACTTTCCTTGCAATGATCTGCAGCTTTTACTGCAATCCAAGAGCACAACTTCCTAGAGAAAGTACCAGAAAGTAAATTAGTGCTTCTCTGACGGTGTTATCAAAAATGAACACACAAAGGCTGTGTTTATTAAAGGGATGTAGCACTTGATTGGATTACATTGTATGTGTGGAAAAGAGCTACTCACTCTGTGACTTAATGCTTCATACCAGACTTGTTAAACagacatgacatcactgatgggTTTTTATGTCTATCTTTGGAGGTGATACCTGTTTGGGACTTGCAGGGGACTGTCATTCATCCTGTCAGCATATCTGTGTGCTAAAAAGATTCCATCTCCTCCTTTTCAGCTGGAAGTTCAGCATGACAAGCTTCGCATACTAATGACCAAGCAGATAGAGTATGAGAATGCCTTGGAGCGCCACAGTGAGGAAAACTTCAAGTCCAAGCCTTTCCCAGACCCACAGACAGACTGCAAACCCCCTCCACCTTCACAGGAGTTCCAGACAGCTCGCCTCTTCCTCTCCCACTTTGGCTTTCTGTCTCTGGAGGCCCTTAAGGTTTGTAAACCTTACAAACCTTAGGTTTACTGAACAATATCATATTACTACGTAACACAGTAGAAAAACTCTGTGCTACTATGCCTCAGTTTTCTGCTAGAGGGATGTAACTTGAATCGCCCATCAATGGGAACACCACTTGTCAGTATTAACGATAAATCTAAAAGCAGTTCAGGCCACAAACCGATAAAGTTAATGTAGATtgcttttatatttatttgttattgtttgATAGGAACCCAACAACAGCCGTCTACCTCCTCATCTGATTGGGTTGGAGTCGTCCTTACCAGGGTTTTTTGATGACATCAGCTACCTGGACCTGCTTCCCTGCCGACCATTcgacactgtttttattttttatgtgagGGCTGGACAAAAGAGCAGCCATGAGGTGAGGAAATACAAGCTGGCAGTGTATAGCAGGACACAGTATTTTTTACTATATCTATGTTCAAATCTTTGATTATTAATATCCCTGCTGATCGTGTTGATCAGATTCTGAGGAATGTGGAGTCATCAGCCAGTGTCCAGCCTCACTTCTTGGAGTTTCTGTTGTCCTTGGGCTGGCCTGTGGATGTGGGACGCCATCCAGGGTGGACAGGACACTTAGACACCAGCTGGTCCCTGAATTCCTGCTCTGACAGCAACGACATGCTACAAGGAGGTAAGCTGGTAGACGAGAGGGAGTCTTTGGAAGAATACATACCACAATTGTCATATGATGGTATGTTATGTTGAAATTTGTAGAGGAAGCAGCCACTCCTGAGGACACAGGAGGTTCAGTGTTCAACGGGGAGAAGAAGGTTCTGTACTATGCTGATGCTCTGACAGAGATTGCATTTGTGGTTCCGTCTCTAACTGAAAATTCTGGTTAGTAATAAATACCTTATAGCAGATATTGAAAGCCCACTAGGAGACAATAGGTTGACTGAGATCATGTTTGCTCTTCGGTGTTCCACAGAGGAATCATCAGTGCACAGTGACTCCACAGTGGaggcagacacaaacacagacctcaTGCCAGCTATGCTGAAACAACCCAATCTCACACTGGAACTGTTCCCCAACCATTCTGAAAACCTGGAGTCTGCCAAAAAGGTAAAGTTTATTACATTTACCTTAACTGTAGGCTGACAGCACTGATGATgtcttttttaatttataaagGTTTTCTTACAGTAACATTGAATTATTCTCTTTATATAGCTTAGTCCTTTGGTGAAGACGAAAAGGTCATCAACTGGAAAGTCTTTCCCTCAGCTGGGGCCTGAAACAAAAGTATTTGTGGTCTGGGTGGAGCGCTTTGATGATATTGGTAGGCATATACTCCTAATGCATCTTCAACATATACTGTGTGATAGCATTTTTGTATTATGTATCACGACCAAAATACTGACGCCCATGAACGtcattgattttgtgtgtttagagaACTTCCCGTTGTCTGATCTGTTGGCGGAAACCAGCACTGGCCTGGAAGCTAGCACAAGCAACAGCACCTCCTGCAGGTATTTACAAGTTTACACTGTGCTGCCAGTATGAAGGAACGTGTAGTTCACGAAGCGTGTGCTGATGCACAGTGCACCAGATGCAATGGGCAGAAAAAAGGAACCGTGGCTGAGCTTTGACAAATGATACCGTGCTTTAAAGGAAGAGGCTACATAGAAAAAGGATTTAGACACCATTTTATGGTTGAGCTTTGTTGCTGACATGTATTCTCTGTTGCACCATATTATCCCCTGCCTTTCCCCCTCTTCCTGATGCAGGTCGGGGTTACTAGAAAAGGACGTTCCCCTGATCTTCATCCACCCTCTGAAGACAGGACTGTTCAGAATCCGCCTGCATGGAGCCGTTGGCAAATTCGGCATGGTTATTCCCCTGGTGGACGGCATGGTGGTCAGCCGCAGAGCTCTAGGTAAAAGCTTACATTGCTCCTTCTGACTTGCCCCTTCTTTCCTACAACACCTCTTTTGTTGCCCTTTATAGAAAGCACAGTCTTTACACAGTGCAGGAGGTAGTCTCTTCACTTATAATGTGCACACATTAATAGATTATGGCTGGTGAAACTGTACAGGAAGTAGTAGCATGAGTGTTCTTGCAGCTGAGCTTGCATCACTCCTGCAGGATACAGTGTACCATCACTAAAGGCTCTATATGCGAGCAGGTTCTGCCAAGACAGTGTGAAGAAAGTCTTGGTTTGTCTATCAAAGTACATCATGCAAGACAGTCAGAACATTACAATGTTCCTGCTCAAATTGCAGTTTGTCTcatgtcacacatgtcaaaagATTTTGATCAGTCAGTCTCGTTATTGCATTTTTATGCTGTTGCATTAACGTTGTGTGTGCGTCCTCCTCCAGGGTTCCTCGTGCGTCAAACGGTCATCAACGTGTGCCGGAGGAAACGCCTGGAAAGTGACTTGTACAACCCGCCTCATGTGAGGCGGAAGCAGAAAATAACAGAGATCGTCCAGCGATACCGCAACAAGCAGCTGGAGCCTGAGTTTTACACTTCGCTCTTCCACGAGGTGGGGGAGGGAAAGCCCCACCTctaaccccccctcccctccccagtCTTGTCCTAACACTGGCTcactacaacaacacacacacactcgtatctaaaactcacacacatttacaactgcacgcacgcacacacacacacacacacagaatctttatatttatactgtactattttgttatttatataaatacatatatcaACACTGTTTGCCTTTGACTCTGAGATCAAAGTGTCAAAAAACATGCCAAGGTGggaaaaaaactacatttcTGTGTTGCTGCCGCTCACTGAAGATCTGAACGGCTGAAGTTCAGCAGTGACCGTCGCTCCTCGTTTAGGCTCATGCTTCGTGGCAAAAGAGTTTCTGCTTGTCTTTAACTGCAATACAATAGTTACACTGTTGGCCTTTCTGAACCTGTAAAAAAAGTTTGTCCTTTACATCTTGTTCTATGAATGAATTTCCTGAGGTTTGGTAATACAGAGTTGTGTCCAAAATCAGATCTGCATACCcgtttttgtttcagtcaaacaAACGCATGGTTGGATTTTTGCCAAGGAGATAAAA is part of the Parambassis ranga chromosome 7, fParRan2.1, whole genome shotgun sequence genome and harbors:
- the LOC114438159 gene encoding ral GTPase-activating protein subunit beta-like isoform X1, producing MYSDWRSLQLVVQSDQGHLSVLHTYPTSVGTEVANAVVKPLGTAVSPVATENILKTDKEVKWTMEVLCYGLTLPLEGDTVRLCVDVYTDWMMALVSPRDSMPQPVVKEPNMYVQTILKHLYNVFVPRPEQHGPNHIRLCQQVLTAVQKLARESVSMVRETWEVLLLFLLRINDTLLAPPTAGVGVAEKLADKLMAVLFEVWLLACARCFPTPPYWKTAREMLANWRHHPPVVEQWSRVACALTSRLLRFTHGPSFPPFKVPDEDASLIPLEMDNDCVAQTWYRFLHMLSNPVDLSNPAIVSTTPKFQEQFLNSSGIPHEVVLHPCLKQLPQIFFRAMRGVSCLVDAFLGVSVEKRDVRERVFTFCPVLLSHGISRPRADSAPPTPVNRMSMSPPPSIANTTPPHSRKQRHTVVTKTTSKSSTGSGNQPTKASQQQQQQQTSSSPTLLSSPNQSSWESRPLPAPARPKVNSILNLFGQWLFDAALVHCKLHSGLSRDPSMTAIATQVGLELRRKGSQMSTDSMVPNPLFDTNEFPESYEAGRAEACGTLCRIFCSKKTGEDILPVYLSRFYMVLIQGLQISDFICRPVLASIILNSSSLFCTDLKGINVVVPYFIAALETIVPDRELSKFKIYVNPTDLRRASINILLAMLPLPHHFGNIKSEVLLEGKFNEEDGWPHDQPVSFLSLRLRLVNVLIGALQTETDPTNTQLILGAMLNIVQDSALLESIGAQTETGSIDGSHVAGKSQSHSRTNSGVSFTSGGSTEATSPDSERPAQALLRDYALPDTAAGLLVRSIHLVTQRLNSQWRQDMSISLAALELLAGLAKVKVGVDSADRKRAVSSICGYIVYQCSRPAPLQSRDLHSMIVAAFQFLCVWLTEHPDMLDEKDCLVEVLEIVELGISGSKSRQDQEVRHKGEKEHNPASMRVKDAAEATLSCIMQVLGAFPSPSGPASTCSLLNEDTLIRYARLSATGASNFRYFVLDNSVILAMLEQPLGNEQNPSPSVTVLIRGTAGRHAWTMQLFHQPRGARANQRQVFVPEGRPKPQNNVGIKYNVKQRPFPEEVDKIPLVKADVSIPDLDDIVSKEELCMCWEDESRAPNSLTSNFPHLEVQHDKLRILMTKQIEYENALERHSEENFKSKPFPDPQTDCKPPPPSQEFQTARLFLSHFGFLSLEALKEPNNSRLPPHLIGLESSLPGFFDDISYLDLLPCRPFDTVFIFYVRAGQKSSHEILRNVESSASVQPHFLEFLLSLGWPVDVGRHPGWTGHLDTSWSLNSCSDSNDMLQGEEAATPEDTGGSVFNGEKKVLYYADALTEIAFVVPSLTENSEESSVHSDSTVEADTNTDLMPAMLKQPNLTLELFPNHSENLESAKKLSPLVKTKRSSTGKSFPQLGPETKVFVVWVERFDDIENFPLSDLLAETSTGLEASTSNSTSCRSGLLEKDVPLIFIHPLKTGLFRIRLHGAVGKFGMVIPLVDGMVVSRRALGFLVRQTVINVCRRKRLESDLYNPPHVRRKQKITEIVQRYRNKQLEPEFYTSLFHEVGEGKPHL